The genomic region GACTTCATCCCCAAGCCCTTTTGCCATCCCGATCTCCTGGCCGCGCTGGAGCGCTCCCTGCAATCCTTGGGTGCGACGACGGCAGTGCGCTGGGAAGCCGTGCGGGACATCTGCTAAAGCTTGTTTGGCCTTCCTTGTGACTACGCCCTGAATCTAGGTCTGTTCGCGCTAAAAATCCTCAATCCAAGGGTAAGCCGCGGTTAGAAAGGTTACTGTGGTCACCGGAATCCCCGTGGGATGACGGGTCAGAGGAGAGGGCGCTTCTCAGCCTTGCCGATACTGCGCAAAAGCTTGCAACCGCGTAGCACCTTGTGGTTGCAGACCGCTGAATTCAGAACACTTCGCGACGCTCGTCCCGGCAGCAGAATTGCAAACTGCGAAGCTGCCCATGCGCGCATTCTGGCATGGACACACGATCTCCCGAGGTACGAATGGCCTACAAAGAAACCTTCTGGATGGCATGCGACACTATTGACCACACCCGCGCCGAGTACGGGCCGTTTACCAGCCGCCTGGAAGCGGAAGTGGAAGCCCGCAAGCTGGGCTTTTGTTACCTGCTCCGCTACGAGCATGAGATCGGCGAGAACAACGAAATCGAAGATGTGCGGGTCATCTTCGTGGAGTTACCGGAATCGCCCCAGCCGATCGTTCCCCGGCATGTCTCCAAGCTGTACACCCGTTGTGCCACCTGCGGCGAGTCCTCAAGCCATGGCAAGAGCTGGCAAGCCGAGGTGTGGGCGGACATTCATGAGTTCGAACATAATCGTCACCTGGTCCGTCTTTTTGAGCACAGCCGCCAAGAGGGGTTAAAGGAAATCCTGGATTGGCGAGAGAAGCCAGAATCGGCCGCATGACGTTTGGGTTTTTCCCGACTATCTTTGCGGAACTTTCGCGGTTAGTGATTCTCCACGTGGCGCGGATTTAGCGGTTGCATTTGTCGCCTGAAAACCTGGTAGCCGCTTTCGCGGGAGCCGGGTCGGCTGGTATGCAGCCACCACTAGCAGATAAACGCTCAGCAAGAGCATTTCCGGTGTGATGGGATGCTGGTACCGTGGATGCGAGTGGGTGATGTAATAGACCAAGGGATAAATCAGAAACAGTCCTGCAAACAAAGGCGCGGCGTAGTGGCGCTCGCGAAACGCCACCCCCAATCCCCAAAAAGACAGCAATGCAAAACCGAAGAAAAGGGCATGTCGGGACCCCATGCCGAAGCGCTTGGCCATTCGGCCTTGTTCGGGGATATCAAACCAAAAAAATCCCACCCGCTTAAGAGTGAGCACGGCAAACCGGCCTGGATTGGCCGCGATCCATTGCCGGGCGATAGTTCCTTTTTCCGCGACATAAGCTAGTTCGCCGATCTGGCTAAAACGCGCCATCTCGTAGGTGTTCCATACCGGATGGTCCCAAAACATGCACAGGCCTTCTGACCCTTCGTGGTTGCCCATGTAGAGCTCTTCGCCAAAATCGCTGCGCGGAAAAACGAATTTGTCGAAAACGACGTAGTTTCGCACTACCCAAGGTGAGACCACGGCAACAAAAACCAGTCCAGCGAAGGCCAATCGAGAAAGAGGACGAGTACGGCGCAGGCGCCACCACAACCACAACGCCGAAACTGCCAGAAAGGACAGTGCGGCCGCATTGGTGAGAGCAATGAAGCCCCACAAGAATCCCCACCAGATCCAGGTGCGAAGTTGTGGGTTGCGTTCCAGGCGCAAAGTAATCAGGAAGGCCAAGCTCAGCAGCAGCGTCGCCAAACTGGTTTCCCAGATCCACGAGCTCCAGGCGACGAAATAGGGAATCAGGGCCCACGCCCAGGCCGAATAAAGGCCCACTGTCCGACCGAAGAGTTCTTTGCCAATCAGGTAAATGGTGAGGCCGGTGAGCGCTGCAAAGACGCAATTGATGGTCAGAATCGCGACCGCGGAGGAGTGGCTGTAGGCGCCGAAAATCTTGAATACGGCAGCGAGCAGCAGAGGATAGACCGGCCCCAGCCACGCAGTTGGCCCGGACCATCCGGGGAATGGCGAGCTGAACCCGTGGCCGGACGCGACAGAACTGGCAATTCTTCCGACCTCATAGCCAAACAGCATGTGGTTAAAAGCGGTGGGAAGGTCGTCGAGGTGGTGCTGGAAAATGTAAAACAGCCGATATCCAAATGCGGCCATCACGACCACCCACGGAGTCCGGAGATATTCGAGCAGGCGAGTGGGTATTCCAGGGGGCATAGTGCGGGGTGCGGTTCCCACTTTAAAAGGAGATCTCTCCTGATTGGCCACTGGATTCATAATATGGCTTTACCGCAAAGAGCAGCCCACGAGGTTCTGGATCGCGTGTCGCTTGCGGTAACTCAATTCTATGGCATCACCGGCAATGCTCGGCAATTCGACCAACTAATTGAACTAACGGAGGTGGCTTGTTGGGGTTGAGTGTAACGAATGCGGCGGTCCTCAACGGCACAATAATTATGGTTCCCGGTTTTGGCTGGGATGGCTGCGGTTGCGGCGACAACATAACGCTTGCGCGGCAGGGTAACGGGATTATTGCCGGGCGACAGATTGTAAAAATAGCCGTCTTTGGAAGCAGCAGTGGCTGCCGGTAAGGCGCAGTCAATCAAACAAGCGTGTTGAGGAGTGGGTGCGCACGGTTTTTTTGCACAGCTAGGCGGGGCCAGATCGGAGAGAGACGCAGCGTATCCCAGATGTGGATAAGCACTCTTATACGATTCCTGTGCCATGGTGATAACATCCACGTTGCCGACTGCCGAAGCCTCATTGGCAGCGACTTTGGAATTGAGCACTCTGGGGATGATGACGGCCGCGAGCAACATAGCCAGCACCAGGACAATCACGACTTCGGGTAACGACGCACCTTTTTGTTTTAACATTCCATCCTCAGAGCAGAGCTCGCGTTTCCGCATTGCGCAGCCACGAATTTATTATTTTAATGGAATAGCTGTGCGGACACCCCCATTCAGGAGAGAAAATCAACCGTGCTGATCGTGTCCCTTGCGCTGGCTTTCGCACCGTTGTTGGGCATTGCGTATATCTTCTCCCAAGGTTTGGACCTCACCGTAGACAATCTGTTTTACACGATCATCCTGCTGACCATCTCGGGCGTCTTCGGGCTCAACGTGATGCTTGAACTCCGCAGAGGCCGAGCGGCGGCCGGGCAGCCGGGAGCTCGCTTTGGAGTAGGTTCCCCGGGGGTTCGCACCGAACGCGGACTGGTGGAAGCCGTACAATTTTTCGAAAGTCACGTGGGGCAGGCAGATAAGTCTATTGTCAGCTTGAGGCCGAATGGCTCACGATCAATCCGCATCATCGCGTTTGAGGGCGATCTGCGGAACCAAATGCCGACCGGGCACAAAGTAGAAGTCACCTACAACTCCGATGGAGGCGGCACGAACCAGGTAGTGTCAGTCAATTACAAATAGGCCATGATATTTTGCTTTAGGTCCCTGGCCTTCAGCGCCCATTTTGGAATCAGTCCGTACAGTCTTGGCCCTGCATCCGCCTTGTCACTGACCAGGGACAGGCTTCGAACTTAGAGTGATCTGTGGGAGATCTCATGCGCGTCGGCATTCCCTGTGGCGTATTAATCTTAGTTCTTAGTTGCTCAGCCTGGAGCAGCGATACTAAAGCCGCAATTTTGTATCCCAGTGGTTCTACGTGGGTGAATGGATCGGCAGTTGTCAGGTCCTCAGCTCTTTTTCCCGGCGACCGAGTGCGGACGGAGGCAAACGGAATCGCGAATATTACGCTGCCCGGGTCCGCGGTGCTGGTGCTCTCCAATTCGGAGGTTCAATTTTCCGGATCTCTATTGGAGATGACCAGAGGCAGCCTGGTGATCTCCACTACCAACGGACTGTCCGCGGGGCTGGGGGAGTTGAAGATTTCGCCCGCCGAAACAAATGCAAAGTTTGAAGTGACCGAGAGTGGAGAGAATGTGCTGATCGTTGCCCGCGAGGGCAACCTAACCATTAAGGATGGTGTAACCAGCACCGACCTGCCTGCAGGCAAAAACGTTACGATGGCGGATCCTCGGGTGCAAACTCGCAAGCGGCGCAGGGGTGCGCCGCTGTTCTCCCGAAACCGAGGTATCCTGTTGGGAGCTGCGGGGGGCAGCGGCGCCGCGATCGCTCTCTTCCTGCGAAATGGCAGCAGCAATTGTTCCGTAAGCCCGAGTAGTCCCGGCCAAGGCGGGTGCCAGTAATCGCTATTTCAGCTGGTCGATTTTCGCCGCCAGGATAAAGTCGCTCTCCGTGAGGCCATCAATTTTGTGGGTCCAGGTGGTGATGCCGGCTTGTCCCCACTTCAACAGGATATCGGGGTGATGTCCCTGTTGTTCGGCCAGGTTCCCGACCTTATTGACAAAGTCCAGCGCGCTCTTGAAATCCGGAAATTCGAAGTTGCGGGTGAGGTGATGCTCGTTCACTACTTTCCAGCCGGGCACCTGTTTTTGGAGCGTCTCCAGTTCCGCGCCTTTTAGCGGCGGAATGCCTCCCCGGCAAGGGACGCAGGTTTTGTTGGCTAGGTCCGAAATAGCGGCATTGGCCATAATCAATCTCCCACAATAATGTACTGCATAGTGGGCTGCGGTTGTGGGCAGCTTCGATGACGGTGGCTGCCACCGGCGCGAGCTAAGAGGCAACTCTAATCACCCCGTCCGGGCATCAGCTGAGCAGTGGAATTCATCCCAACTACCTGCGCCTTCTGCCTATGGGCGCTGGGGACCGGGGTTCATGTCTGAGGCTCAAGTCGGATCTTTTCTAGTAGTGCTCTTTGTTCTCTTAGCTTTAGCGCATCTGATGGGCTACCTCTTCGAGAGGCTGCGCCAGCCTCGCGTAGTCGGTGAAATCGTGGCCGGAATTCTTGTGGGCCCATCTTTACTGGGACATCTGGCGCCCCGAGTCTCAGCAACCATCTTTTCTGAACTTGGACCAGCTACTGCCGCCTCGGGACATAATGCTCAACTGCTCGGAATGGTGTATTGGCTCGGGCTGTTGTTGTTGATGTTCGTTTCCGGCGCAGAAGTACGAAATCTATTCTGCCGGGAAGACCAGCGCCAGATCGGTTGGCTGGCGAGCGTGGGAACCGGCTTGCCTTTTCTTCTGGTGATGCTTGCCAGCCCATGGCTGCCTCTGCAAGCGCTGATGGGACGAGCCAACCAGCACCTGGCGTTGCTCCTGGTGATCAGCATCGCCGTGGCGGTGACGTCCATACCGGTCATCTCACGCATTTTCTTTGATTTGAAGATACTGCACACGCGTTTTGCGCGCCTGGTGCTGGGGGTTGCGGTTATTGAAGACACGGTACTGTGGGCTGCCCTGGCAATTGCAACCGCATTGGCGACCTCGGCCGTTTTGCCACGTCCGGAGATTGTGAAGCATATCGTCTACACCGTGATCTATTTTGGAATTGGCCTTTCGGTTGCACCCGTATTATTTAGGCGGGTCAGTGGCGTGTGGTGGAACTTGCTGGCTGCATCTTCTCCGTTAGGTTACGTAGTATTGGTGCTGTTCACTTATTGCGTGGTAGCGTCGCGGTTGCAAGTGAGCTTGGTGTTCGCGGCGTTTCTGGCGGGTCTGGCAATTCCGAGCGACAGTACATTTTCAGAGGCGCTGGATTCGATAAAACGTTTTTCGTTCGCCGTGTTCGTGCCGGTTTATTTTGCCATCGTCGGGTTCAAATTGGACTTGAGCAAATCGTTTTCGTTGTCGGTCCTTGCAGTCCTGCTGCTTGCGGGGTGTGCAGTCAAGTTGCTCTGCGTGGGCGCAGGCGCGCGCCTGGCGGGGTTTCGCGGCCTCGATATTGTGAATCTAGCGGTGGCGACCAATGCACGTGGCGGGCCGGGTATCGTGCTGGCGAGCGTGGCCTTTGACACAGGAATCGTGAACGCGGTCGGCTACACCAGTTTGGTCCTTCTGGCGGTACTTACCTCACAAGCGGCCGGGACGTGGCTGGAATATGTTTTGCGCAAGGGGTGGCCACTACTCTCAAGCGACACCGAGACTGCAACCCAGCCCGCTATGGCACCAGCTCCCGGAATCCGGTTCCATGACTAGAAATGAACCCAGAGCGTTAGCTTAGACTGCCGATTTCGCTTTCCACACGTAAAAGTTCTTTCCCTCCGCCAGGGTTTCGATTGCCATTCCCTTGGAGGTTGTTGCGCGATGGACAGCCGATCGCAAGTTTGCCAGTCCGATGCCGCCAATCTGGTCAAGCGGAATCTCAAGGGCAGAACCCGGCGGCAGCGTTTCTAGTTCACCAAAAATTCCCTGGATCAAGTCGTAGTGCTTTCCACGTCTGTTCCTGCTAAGACCCGAAACTGCGACGTGGCGATATTTCAGGATAGAAGGGCTAGGTTTATTCTTCGGTTCTTTTGCCATAGGCGTGTATCACCTCTACGAGATCGAATGCGATACCATAGGATACGCTATACGGCAATTATACTCTTTAGTTGCCCCAAGGTTCTCCGGTTTGCACTTTTGCTTTCTTTGCAGTTGCGATATACGAACCCAGTATTTCCACCGTTTTTTACTGGGAGAGGTATGCTCAAAGAAGCGGCAAAAGGAGAGGCCTCAATTCCCAAAGCACCACGGGTGAGGCAAGAGTATGAAGCGCATGTGTCGCTCGAGAATTTCAGGACGACACTCGGCCTGGCTGGAGCTGCTGGCCCACATCAGAGTCATCAATGATCCTAATGAGCTGTTGCAGCTACGCCGAGCCAGAGCTATGGAAAGGAAGCGGGAAAGAGATCGACCCGGGGTCACGTCTGGGAACGAACGCGAGAGAATATCGAACCAAGCGTAAGGACCAGACTCCAGTATAAAAGAGTTTCTTCCAGCGAAAGGCGCGAGACCCGGTTCGTCCTGACAAAGATTAAATCCGACCATGTCGGCAAAAGTCCTTTCATACAGAAAAACAAGAAATACTAAGAAGAGGACAATTCTCTGCGCGGACGAGTCCGATTCTCGGCTATTTCAAGTATTGGCCGCTGCTAACGAGGCCAAATTTCCTGTTATGTTGGCCGATTCGGCGGCCAGTTGCGTTTCCCTTTGTGCAGCATACAGTCCGGACGTGGTTTTGCTTGACGAGAGCTTGTGCTACGTGGACGAATGGTCTATTCCAGAACTGCTGCACCTGGTATGTGCGAAGAGTGTGGTCCTGCTCACGGTAGAAGATCCTGCAAAGTGGCAGCAGCTGCCCCCTTATGTTCGTGCCGTCGCCAAGCGCACTGATCCGGATAACGTAATAGCTGTGCTTCTCAAAGTTCTGGCCGAGCCGGTTTAGGTCGTACTATCGGATGTTCTTCTTTGGATCCCGCTCGCGTTCCAAAATCATTTCATCGAAGGCGTGCAGCAGGCCCTCGCGCTCGGAGTAGGGGCCGGGTTTGTAGGCCCTGGATTTGATCCCCGCCTGTGAAAGCTCGGAGATACCCCAGTCTTCCTTATTGGTCATGTGCCAGAAATTGATGGCATCGGCGGCCTGGAAATCGGGTTTCGCCATCTCATGAGGGTGGAAGTGGAACTCGCAAATGATTTCGGTGCGGTCCACCGCCCGCGGCCATAGGGTGTGAGTCATCATGTAGTCGGGATGCAAGCTGAGCAGCAGGTTGGGATACACAGCGTAGTAGAGCACCTTTTGCCGGTCTTCTTGGCTCAGGCCGGGAAGATAGTCGCGACGCCGCCGGCCGTCCATGCTCATGGTTTCTGCGCCGCCCCGGAAGCCCATGGCGCCGCCGATGTAAGTGGGCTGCGGAGTTTCGTTGTCAGCGCCGAGATAATTGGTGAGCTTGTTCAGCGCATGGTGCAGGATCGGACAGTGCAGGCACTCGTTGTAGTTCTGGATGATCAGCTTCCAGTTGGCCTTAACTTCGTAGAAGTGGCGCGTATGAAAGCGCAATTCCTGCATGCCCCAGGGCGCGAATTTCTGCGGCAGGTCAGCCAATTGTGAGCGCAGTGGTTTGGCATCGGCGTCAAGATTGATGAAGATGTGGCCGTCCCAGAGATCGGCTTGAACTTTGTTCAGCGGATAATCTTCGCGGCAGAAGCCGCCCTCCTCCATGTGGGGCGCTGAAACCAGCGTTCCGTCCAACCCGTAAGTCCAGCCATGATAGCCACACTGGATCCGCGCAGGGAAAGTGCCTTCGGGTATGGTAACGATGCGGGTGCCGCGGTGGCGACAGACATTGAAAAAGGCCCGCACGGCGCCGCTCTGATCGCGGGTGATTATGATGCTCTCGCCGGCAACTTCGCGCAGAAAGTAATCCCCGGGCTTTGGGATCTGGTCCTCGCGACCGGCACACACCCACATCCGACAGAAAAAACGTTCTAATTCGTCGCGAAACATCTCGGGATCGGTGTAATACCGTTGTGGAAGCGTCGTCGCGATGGGTGCCACTTGTGTGCTCATGTCCGCCCTAGCGTGGTTAGCAACCGCCGTAAAGCCTGACGAAATTATGCCATGTCAGTGGCCGCCGCACGAGTCTCAGTTTTAGGCCGAGGTTACGGCGAAGAGTTCATTCAAAAACCGCGGTCTTATTCCCGTACAGCAGAATCCGGTTCTCAACGTGCCAGCGTACGGCCCGTGAAAGAACAACCTTCTCGAGATCGCGGCCTTTCTGCACCAGTCCGTCCAGCGTGTCGCGATGGGTCACGCGAATGATGTCCTGCTCGATGATAGGACCCTCGTCCAAAACTTCGGTTACGTAGTGGCTGGTAGCGCCCACCAACTTTACGCCGCGCTCAAATGAGCGATGGTAGGGTTTGGCCCCGATGAATGCCGGCAAAAAAGAGTGGTGAATATTGATGATACGACTGGGAAATTGCTGGATAAAACCGTTCGACAGAATCTGCATGTAGCGCGCCAGTACTATGAGATCTATGCGGCTCTCGCGTAAGAGCTTGAGCTGTGCCTGTTCCGAGGTCTGCTTGCACTCCGCGGCAATGGGAATGTGATGGAACGGAACCTGATAAAAATCCGCCAGGCGTTTGGCATCAGCATGATTGCTGATGACCAGAGGTATCTCGCAAGACAGCTCCCCAGTTTGGCGCCGGTATAGAAGATCGGCCAGGCAGTGGTCGAGGCGGGAGACGAAAATCGCAACCCGCGGACGATCGCTGGCAAGGGCCACTCGCCAATCCATCTGAAATTTGTCCGCCAGGGGCGAGAAGTGCTGGGAGAATTCGTGCATGTCGAGCTTGAAATCCGCCAAGTCCCACTCGATGCGCATGAGGAACCTATTGCTATCGGGATCGGTATGCTCGTCGG from Terriglobales bacterium harbors:
- a CDS encoding 4a-hydroxytetrahydrobiopterin dehydratase yields the protein MANAAISDLANKTCVPCRGGIPPLKGAELETLQKQVPGWKVVNEHHLTRNFEFPDFKSALDFVNKVGNLAEQQGHHPDILLKWGQAGITTWTHKIDGLTESDFILAAKIDQLK
- a CDS encoding type II secretion system protein, with amino-acid sequence MLKQKGASLPEVVIVLVLAMLLAAVIIPRVLNSKVAANEASAVGNVDVITMAQESYKSAYPHLGYAASLSDLAPPSCAKKPCAPTPQHACLIDCALPAATAASKDGYFYNLSPGNNPVTLPRKRYVVAATAAIPAKTGNHNYCAVEDRRIRYTQPQQATSVSSISWSNCRALPVMP
- the purU gene encoding formyltetrahydrofolate deformylase, with amino-acid sequence MAEKSAKKTTAVLLVTCPDRKGLVAGIADFVSRHGANILHTDEHTDPDSNRFLMRIEWDLADFKLDMHEFSQHFSPLADKFQMDWRVALASDRPRVAIFVSRLDHCLADLLYRRQTGELSCEIPLVISNHADAKRLADFYQVPFHHIPIAAECKQTSEQAQLKLLRESRIDLIVLARYMQILSNGFIQQFPSRIINIHHSFLPAFIGAKPYHRSFERGVKLVGATSHYVTEVLDEGPIIEQDIIRVTHRDTLDGLVQKGRDLEKVVLSRAVRWHVENRILLYGNKTAVFE
- a CDS encoding glycosyltransferase family 39 protein; protein product: MGTAPRTMPPGIPTRLLEYLRTPWVVVMAAFGYRLFYIFQHHLDDLPTAFNHMLFGYEVGRIASSVASGHGFSSPFPGWSGPTAWLGPVYPLLLAAVFKIFGAYSHSSAVAILTINCVFAALTGLTIYLIGKELFGRTVGLYSAWAWALIPYFVAWSSWIWETSLATLLLSLAFLITLRLERNPQLRTWIWWGFLWGFIALTNAAALSFLAVSALWLWWRLRRTRPLSRLAFAGLVFVAVVSPWVVRNYVVFDKFVFPRSDFGEELYMGNHEGSEGLCMFWDHPVWNTYEMARFSQIGELAYVAEKGTIARQWIAANPGRFAVLTLKRVGFFWFDIPEQGRMAKRFGMGSRHALFFGFALLSFWGLGVAFRERHYAAPLFAGLFLIYPLVYYITHSHPRYQHPITPEMLLLSVYLLVVAAYQPTRLPRKRLPGFQATNATAKSAPRGESLTAKVPQR
- a CDS encoding aromatic ring-hydroxylating dioxygenase subunit alpha, which gives rise to MSTQVAPIATTLPQRYYTDPEMFRDELERFFCRMWVCAGREDQIPKPGDYFLREVAGESIIITRDQSGAVRAFFNVCRHRGTRIVTIPEGTFPARIQCGYHGWTYGLDGTLVSAPHMEEGGFCREDYPLNKVQADLWDGHIFINLDADAKPLRSQLADLPQKFAPWGMQELRFHTRHFYEVKANWKLIIQNYNECLHCPILHHALNKLTNYLGADNETPQPTYIGGAMGFRGGAETMSMDGRRRRDYLPGLSQEDRQKVLYYAVYPNLLLSLHPDYMMTHTLWPRAVDRTEIICEFHFHPHEMAKPDFQAADAINFWHMTNKEDWGISELSQAGIKSRAYKPGPYSEREGLLHAFDEMILERERDPKKNIR
- a CDS encoding cation:proton antiporter: MSEAQVGSFLVVLFVLLALAHLMGYLFERLRQPRVVGEIVAGILVGPSLLGHLAPRVSATIFSELGPATAASGHNAQLLGMVYWLGLLLLMFVSGAEVRNLFCREDQRQIGWLASVGTGLPFLLVMLASPWLPLQALMGRANQHLALLLVISIAVAVTSIPVISRIFFDLKILHTRFARLVLGVAVIEDTVLWAALAIATALATSAVLPRPEIVKHIVYTVIYFGIGLSVAPVLFRRVSGVWWNLLAASSPLGYVVLVLFTYCVVASRLQVSLVFAAFLAGLAIPSDSTFSEALDSIKRFSFAVFVPVYFAIVGFKLDLSKSFSLSVLAVLLLAGCAVKLLCVGAGARLAGFRGLDIVNLAVATNARGGPGIVLASVAFDTGIVNAVGYTSLVLLAVLTSQAAGTWLEYVLRKGWPLLSSDTETATQPAMAPAPGIRFHD